The Pirellulales bacterium DNA window GGGGACGCTTCCCCGCTAAACGAGAAGACGATAGCCACAACCGCCGGGATCAACGCGATGGTCATGGCGAGCCACGGGAATTTTGGCCGCCGCACGCGGATCTGATAACTCTTGATGAGCGTCTCGCCCGGATTGAGCATCTGAAACTGATCGAGCGGCGGAATCACTTCGAGCTTTGGATCGGTGATCGCTGGAATAGCGACGTAGGGGGGCAAATTCATAGCCCTAGTATTCCCTGGCGGATGTCGCAATTCAATCGGTCCCACAGTTCCTTTGCCATTTTCGCGTCGTAGCCAAAGATCGCGGCCGATTCGGGGCGCACCAAATCCGCGGCGCCGCGCTTGAATCGCTGGGCCATTGAATACGTCAAATACCGCACGAAGCGATAGGTCTCAAATGGCTCCGCCGTGATCGTCAGCGTCACATCGGCGGCCAATAATCGCGTCGGCAGGAAAAACGTCTTGATCTTGAAGCGGAAGCGAAAGTCGGCCTCGACTTTCACCGCGTCCAGATCGAACAGCAGCCGATGCCAGCCCGCCTCCGGCGCGTCGTGCACGGCGCGTCGATCGTGTCGCTTCTGCAATAGGTCGACGAGCACTTCGCCCACGTCCCCCAAATTGATCGTCTCGGCGCTCCATTCGATCAATTCCTTCACGAACTGCCCGCGGCGCAGATCGGCCACGCGGTAGCTGAATGGGAGCGGCTGCGGCGTGATTCGCAGCACGGCGGGAGCGGGAATCCCCTCGATAAACGCGCGGAATCGGGCGAGCACGGCATCGTCCGCCGCGCGGGCCGCCAATGCACGAAACCGCGCCGCGCCTTGCTCCATGTCGCCGGTCATGATGTGGGCGAGCAGCAAGCCCGTTTGAGCTGAAATGTTCTCCGGGTCCTCTGCCAGAATCCGCTGGAAGCCGGCCTGGGCATCGACCACGCGGCCATCGCCGAGCAATTGCAGTGATTGTTCGGTCGTTTTCGCGATCCTTCGCACTGTCTCTTCCTGAGTTCGCCCCGCCAGTTCCAGCGCGCGCTCCATTTCGAGGCAATCGTGCAGCGCGGCTTGGGCCGACTCATAGCGCAAGTTCGGATCGAAATGCGTCAGCTTCCGGAAGAGCGGCAGGGCGGAGGATGGCACCTTGTGGACGTCGAAGTGCTGCGGCGGCCGCGCCGTGAGCATTTCGTAAAACGCGACGCCAAGAGCATAAAGATCGGTATGCGGAGAAGGGTCCGCGCCATGATCGCGCAGTTCGGGGGCCATGTAGAGCCGAGTCCCTTCGCCGAGCGATTCTTCGCGCGGCTGCTCGCTCTCATGCTCTTCATGCAACCAGGCCAGTCCGAAATCGGCCAACTTGGGAACGCCCGCTTTGGTGAGCAGAATATTCTCTGGCTTCACGTCGCGATGCACCAGCCCGTGCTCGTGAGCATGTTGCAACGCCTGCAGCATTTGCCGCAAATACGCGAGCGCCACCGGCAATTGCAGCGGCCCGGTTTGCAGAAGCTGCCGCAGACTCGCCCCCTCCATGAACTCGAGCACCAAATATGGTCCCTGGCTGTCGCTATCCACGCTGAGAATTTGGACGATATTCGGATGGCTCAGCCGAGCGGCGTCGCGGGCTTCTTGCAAAAACCGCCGATCGATCGTGCCGCTGCCGAGCAACTCGGCTCGCACGCGCTTGATCGCCACGGGTCGCCGAAGCACTTCGTCGTAGCCC harbors:
- a CDS encoding serine/threonine-protein kinase yields the protein MSGNEVAIAFNRTLHQALPTPLAHAYRKAYNSQTPKELHDNACLFGLCLLRFLSVLGLALVRQLRVALSKEEIELLDKLDRPAEGDWHRWLVRAAHRVRESHAAPDSLGAALDAYLHRKRDSAQSELPSTLGQLLSHLENKVVVRKDANSIDFLLVLIRYRNDTLGHGAVLREELNQLHGDAILRAATELASTLPLGDRWELAYVAKSSLGSTAVECQMVHLTGPDWLRGMPLSFPRGYPAPLQGHVIVMAKPGGAEHVDLHPLLVFHNERVLFFNSLRGRSPGYLEYDTAQKTTVEAAAADYAEFKGHFGAATDDSAPQPAERGESRPAPQPFLPPAERFRFERLLGRGGMGEVWLGYDEVLRRPVAIKRVRAELLGSGTIDRRFLQEARDAARLSHPNIVQILSVDSDSQGPYLVLEFMEGASLRQLLQTGPLQLPVALAYLRQMLQALQHAHEHGLVHRDVKPENILLTKAGVPKLADFGLAWLHEEHESEQPREESLGEGTRLYMAPELRDHGADPSPHTDLYALGVAFYEMLTARPPQHFDVHKVPSSALPLFRKLTHFDPNLRYESAQAALHDCLEMERALELAGRTQEETVRRIAKTTEQSLQLLGDGRVVDAQAGFQRILAEDPENISAQTGLLLAHIMTGDMEQGAARFRALAARAADDAVLARFRAFIEGIPAPAVLRITPQPLPFSYRVADLRRGQFVKELIEWSAETINLGDVGEVLVDLLQKRHDRRAVHDAPEAGWHRLLFDLDAVKVEADFRFRFKIKTFFLPTRLLAADVTLTITAEPFETYRFVRYLTYSMAQRFKRGAADLVRPESAAIFGYDAKMAKELWDRLNCDIRQGILGL